The Maridesulfovibrio hydrothermalis AM13 = DSM 14728 DNA window CGCTCAGGCATAAAGAAATATTTCAACGGACTGTAAAAAAGTCAGGATTATTCAAATGACTTCTGATAAATACATAAAAATCAAAGCTCCTTCATCAAAGTCCCTGTCACACAGGGCGCTTATTGCGGGCGCGCTTTCAGAAGGGACCACTGTTGTGCTGGACCCGCTGGACAGCAATGATATCAATCGCACTATGGATTGCCTTAGTACAATGGGCGCAAAATTCCATGTGGATGCCGGTACGACCAATGTAACAGGCATGACCTCCGGCCCTAAAGGCGGGCAGAAGGAACCTGAAATTCTTGAAATGCGTGATTCCGGTACCACTTGCAGGCTGATCACTGCTCTGGCAGGTGCTGGCAAAGGACTTTTCCGCATACAGGGAACTCCGCGTATGCATGACCGTCCCATCGGCGCACTGACCGATGCCCTTGAATCTCAAGGCGTAAAGGTCACCTTTTCCGATAAAGACGGCTACCCTCCGGTAACTCTCGAAGCTGATGGATTCAGCGGGCGTGAGATGGATATCTCTCTTGAAGAGTCCAGTCAGTATCTTTCAGGTCTGTTGCTTGCTGCGCCGCTTGCTCATGAAACTGCCATTATTAATGTCGTAGGTAAAAAAGCTGTATCATGGCCTTATGTAGCCCTGACTCTTAACGTAATGGAAGATTTCAGAGTTTCATTCGAAGTTGAAACCATGCAGGATGGAACGTGGACCAAGGCCGACTGGAGAATGGTTGAAAAGGTTATTCCCGGTGAAATTCGTTTCCGGGTCAACCCTTCACCATATCAACGTGATGAATACCGTGTGGAAGGTGACTGGTCTAACGCATCATATTTTCTGGCAGCCGGGGCGGTCGGTAATAAAGCTGTTAAGATTGAAGGGTTGTCCACGGACTCACTTCAAGGTGATCGGGCGATTATGGGCATCCTTGAGTCTATGGGGGCACGGATTGAGAGTGATTCAAGCGGAGTAATTGTTCACCCTTCCAAATTGCACGGAGTTGAGGTAGACATGGGACTCTGTCCGGACCTCGTCCCCACAGTTGCGGTTGCAGCGGCTTTTGCTGACAGCCCGACCACCATTACAAATGTTGCTCATTTGCGTATTAAAGAATGTGACCGTCTTGAAGCAAGTGCTGCCGAGGTCATGAGAGCTGGCGGCAAGGCTGAGATGACTGATGATTCCATCACCATTATTCCCGGCAGGTTGAAAAAAACTGAGAGAATTGTTTTCTCCACTTATGACGATCATCGTCTGGCCATGAGTACCGCAATTTTTTCGCTGGCTGGTATAGAAGCTATCCCCGAAGAACCGGGATGTGTAAATAAATCATTCCCCGGATTCTGGGATGAATGGGCAAAAGTAACCAAAGGAAATGGTTGTTAAAATGGAATGCGAGTTTAATAAAATACACAGCATAGCCGTCATCGGGTCCAGAGGACAGATGGGTGGCTTCCTTGCGCTCAAAGCTGAGCGTGCGGGTGTACTCGTACATCGTTTTGATCAGCCGATTGATGAAGCTGAACTTGCGCGATTACTTCCGGCTACCGATTTTGTCCTGCTGTGCATTCCCGTAACAGTGATGGATGATGTACTGCCAAGAATTGTTCCGCATATGAAGAAGGGGGCAGTCCTTTCCGATGTAGGGTCCGTTAAAGGCCGGCCTTTGCAGCAGATGATCAGGGCTTACGATGGCCCTGTGGTGGGAACTCATCCTCTTTTCGGTCCGGTTATTCCGGCGGACTTCGATCCGACCGTTGCTCTCGTTGCCGGACGTGAGGAGGATAGAAGCTCTATTCTGGCGGTCAAAGACTTTTTTGAACGTCTGGATTTAGGTGCATTTGAGTCTACAGTGGAAGAGCATGACAAAGCTATGGCGATGATTCAGGCTTTGAATTTCAGCTCGACAATTGCTTTTCTGGCCTGTTCCAGAGAAATTCCTAATATTGAAAAATTTGTAACCCCGTCTTTCAAACGCAGACTTGAGTCTGCAAATAAGATGGTGACACAGGACAGCGATCTTTTCGTAACTATTTCTGATGCAAATCAGTACAGCCACGAAGCAATTCGCCTGTTCCGTTCTTTTCTCTCCCTTGCAGCTGCTGGTGATATGGACCTTCTTGCCGGCCGTGCTTCCTGGTGGTGGCGTGAAAACAGTACCTAGGGAGAAGTGTATCTGAAAAAGATTAAGCCGCATTCTCCCGTGAGAATGCGGCTTTTTTTATATTAAAAATTGGTGTGAGTACTTATAGTTTTTAGAGGGGACCGTCTACTCATCACCGAAGCGCATCAAAAATGGAGAAATGAACATGAAAATTGAATTAACGCAGTACGGCAAATGGTTGCCGGCTGATACGCAGACCCCGATCAGCCTCTATCTGGGGCTGGTGGGGGATGCGCCCGGAATATTGCTGGAAAGTGCTGAAGTTGACGGCCGTCTTGGCCGTTACAGCCTGATCGCATGGGATTTCAGACTTAAGCTTTCGCCTGTGCGTGGAAAATTGTCTGTGGAATGTGCTGATTCCAGATTGGCCGGGCTGGCGAGTTATTCAGGCATGGATTTTCTTGAGGGGCTGCGTGCAGTGATGAAGGCTCTGCATGTTAATACCCATGCGGAAGTTGGAGAGCTTCCTGCACTTACCCGCGGTCTTTATGGAACACTTGGTTACGGCATTGCCGGTATGCTTGAGCCTAAACTTAAAGATAAACTGCCTGCTGAAGATGCTGAGGTCCGTCTTGCTCTGCCGGGCAGGGTGGTTCTGTATGATCATCTGAAGCATAGCTGCTGTTTTCTATCTTTGGATAAAGGTGCTGTTCCCGAGTTTACTCCTCCTGTTTTCGGAGCTGTGTGTGAATCTACAACAGTCGGTGAACCTGTGGCTGTTCCGGGGCGTGAAAAATATATTGAAGGTGTGAATAAAGTTCGGGATTTGATTGCTGAGGGTGAGTGCATTCAGGTAGTGCTTTCCACCCGTTTTTCAGCTCCGTTCAGCGGTGATTCTTTCGATCTGTACCGCAGGCTGCGTCAGGCTAATCCTTCACCGTTCATGTTTTATATGAAATTCAGCCGTGAGGAAATTCTGCTTGGTTCATCCCCTGAAATGATGGCCCGTTGCGAAAGGGGCAGACTGGAGGTCCGGCCCATCGCCGGAACCCGTCCGCGCGGTAAGGATGCAGCCGGAGACCGCAAGTATGCTGAAGAACTTCTTGCTGACCCTAAAGAGTGCGCTGAACATGTTATGCTGGTCGACCTTGGCCGGAATGACCTTGGGCGTATTGCCAAGCCCGGTTCTGTTTCAGTGGAAAAGTTTATGCAGATTGAATACTTCAGCCACGTTATGCACATCACATCTTATGTGGAGGCAGATCTTCGTGATGATCATGATGCAATTGATGTTTTGCAGGCCACCTTTCCGGCGGGGACTCTTTCCGGTGCACCTAAGATCAGGGCTATGGAGATCATTTCTGAAATCGAGGAGGTTCCCCGCGGTCCCTACGGCGGCTGCATCGGCTTTATCGGCCTTGATAAGGATGCCATCAATCTGGATACCGGAATCACCATCCGTTCCATGTGGATTCGTGACGGCAAATGTCACTGGCAGGCCGGGGCCGGAATTGTCTATGATTCCGATCCTGAAATGGAATGGCTTGAGTGTAATAACAAGGCTAGAGTTTTAAGGGAAATTTTGCAGTCGGAGGGCGGAGATGTTTTTACTCGTGGATAATTTTGATTCGTTCACCTTCAATCTGGTTCAGGCATTTCAGCAGTTAGGTGCTGAGCCGCTGGTACTGCGCAATGACCGTGAAGACATTCTGGAACTGGCTGAGTCCGGTAAGCTGAAAAGAGTTTGCCTTTCGCCCGGTCCCAGCCGTCCTGAGAATGCAGGACTGTCACTGGAATTTTTAAGCCGATTATCCAAAGATGTTCCTGTTCTAGGTGTTTGTCTCGGTCACCAGACTCTTGGATATCACGGTGGGGCTTCAATTGTGAGGGCCGGACGTATCATGCATGGCAAGACTTCTGCCGTTTTTCATAAAAAAGAAGGACTTTTCAGCGGGATGGACGATCCATTTCAGGTCTGCCGTTACCATTCACTGGTGGTCAATGTTGATGAAGCACCAGATATGATGGAACTGACCGCCTGGACAGGACAGCGTGAAGTTATGGGGATGCGTTATAAAGATCGTCCCTGGGCGGGGGTGCAGTTTCACCCTGAATCCATTCTGACTCCAGACGGTCCGAAGCTTTTGAAAAACTTTTTGGACGGCAATATTTAGCCGCTATCATTAATATATAAGGACAAAGGTGAACAAAATGTCTCAAATTGTAAGCGAAGCCCTGCTGTTACTGTCTTCGGGGCAGGATCTGAGCACCGAACAGGCGGACGCTGTTTTTGAAGAACTTTTTTCGGGCGATATGACTAATGCGCAGGCCGGAGCTTTGCTCATGGGGTTGCGCGCTAAAGGTGAAACAGCAATTGAAGTTGCTGCCGGAGTCCGTGCCGCTCTGCGTGAAGCGAAGCTGATAAAAGGCTTGAACAGCAAACGTATTGATACCTGCGGTACTGGCGGTGACGGTTCGAACAGTTTCAACTGTTCAACTGCGGTGGCTCTTTATCTGGCTGATATGGGGTACGAAGTTGTAAAACACGGTAACAGGGCAGTTTCTTCTTCCTGCGGCAGTGCTGATGTGCTGGAAGATCTTGGCATCTCGCTTGGCACAACTGCGGGAGAGGCCAAAGGTGTTCTGACTGATGATAAGTTCGTGTTTCTTTTTGCTCCCAATTACCATCCGGCATTCGGTAAAATTGCGCCGATTCGAAAAGAACTGAGCATTCCGACTTTATTTAATCTCATGGGGCCGCTTCTTAACCCTGCCCGCCCGACCCATCAGGTTCTAGGTGTAGGCAGACCGGAGGTTATGCGTCTCATGGCAGAAGTTCTGGCTTTGACCGATGTGGAAAAAGCGTATGTCGTGCACGGGGCAGGGGCTTTTGACGAACTGACTCCGTTTGGCGTTAACGATGCCTTTCTGGTCGAAAACGGGAAGCTGACTGAGGTCAGGATTGACCCTGCTGATTATGGTTTTGCTGCTGCCAGCCCTGAAGATGTAGCAGTCAAAGATCGTCCTGAAGCATTGGCAGCTATCCGCAAAGTTCTTGCCGGGACGGCTCCCTCGGCCATGCTTGATATGGTTGCGCTGAACCTTGGCGCAGCGGTTTCGCTGCTTGACGGCACTTCTCTTGAAGTTGCCATGAATAAAGCCAAAGCCAAAGTCGCCAAGGGCGTTGATAAGGAATACTGAGTCATGCTTGAAAAATTCCGTAAATCAAAACAACCGGAAGTGGATATGCTCCGCAAATGTGAAGCTGAAGGAACACTTCCCGCTCCATATGAAGGGCAGCGTATTTCCTTTGCTGATGCTGTTAAACGTGATGAATCAGGTATGAAGGTCATCGCTGAGTACAAGCGTGCTTCTCCGGCGAAGGGGGATATTAACCTTGGGCTGAGCGCGGCGGATGTTGCGGGGATGTATGCGAGGGGCGGTGCTTCAGCTATTTCGGTGCTTACTGAGCATAAGTATTTCAAAGGTGATTTGTCTTACCTTGAAGAAATAAAATCCTGCGGCCTGCCTATGCTGCGTAAAGATTTTCTTGTGGACCCCTTGCAGGTTGTTCAGACTTTGTCGACTCCTGCTTCAGCTCTGCTTGTTATTGTACGCATGTTCGCTGATGACGATAAACTCAAAGAGATGATCGATAAGGCTAATGAATGCGGCCTTGATGCAGTGGTGGAAGCGTTTGACATGACGGATCTGATACGGGCTAAAAAAGCTGGTGCTGAGATTATCCAGATTAACAACCGTGACCTTGATACATTGGGTGTTGATATGAGTCGCTCTGTAGAGTTTATCAGGGAAAAGGCTGAGGGTGAAATCTGGATTTGTGCCAGCGGTATCGCTGAGCCTGAAGATTGTGCGCAGATGGCTCGGCTCGGCTATGATTGTGTACTGGTGGGCACATCCATTATGTCCAGTCCAGATCCGCAGTCTAAACTTGCTGCGCTTGTGGCCGGAGCGTCCTCGTGAGTCTGCTGGTTAAAGTTTGCGGCATGACCCGCTTGGAAGATGCGATAGCCTGCGAAGAGCTGGGAGCTGATTTTCTGGGGTTCATTTTCCATGCTTCCAGTCCACGCAATGTTGATAAGGAATTTGCCGGTTCCTTCAAGCCTGCCAAGGCCAGAAAGGTCGGTGTTTTCGTCAGGCAGAGCGCGGCGGAAGTGCTGGAGATTGTGAAAGGCGGCCATTTTGATTTTGCGCAGCTTCACGGAGGGCAGAATGAGCAGTTCTGCAAGACTGTAGGCAGAGAGAGGGTTATCAAAGTTCTGTGGCCGCAGCGTTATGAGTCAGTTAGAGAGTTTCAGGCTGATATTGATCGTTTTGCGCCGTTTTGCGCTTACATGCTTTTTGATGCCGGAAATAGCGGAGGAGGGCATGGAAAATCGCTGGCCTTTGATATCTTTAAAGATGTTACCATACCGTTGCCGTGGCTGCTTGCCGGAGGGCTTTGCGCAGAGAATTTAACTAAGGCTGTTGATATGGCAAAGCCGTACGGGGTTGACCTCAACTCCGGCGTGGAATCGGCTCCCGGTATTAAAGATAAAAATAAATTGAGTGCTGCATTTGAATGCATCCGCTCAGATAAGATGAGGAAAGAGTCATGAAAAAAGGATATTTTGGAGATTTTGGTGGACAATTTGTTCCTGAACTGCTCATGCCGCCCTTGCTTGAACTTGAAGAGGCTGTGGAAAAAATAGTTCACTCAGATGAGTTTCAGCAGGAATTCACCCGTCTGCTTACCGACTTTGTGGGCCGCCCCACTGCATTGACTCATTGCGCGAATATTTCCCGCGAGCTGGGATTCAATCTTTGGCTTAAGCGTGAAGACCTTGCGCATACCGGAGCGCACAAGGTTAACAATACCGTAGGTCAGGCTCTGCTTACTAAAATGATGGGCAAGCCCAGAATGCTGGCTGAAACCGGAGCCGGGCAGCACGGTGTTGCTACCGCAACAGCTGCGGCGTTGCTTGATCTTGAATGTGAAATTTATATGGGTGCTATTGATGTAAAGCGTCAGTCCCATAACGTACGCCGTATGGAACTGCTCGGGGCCAGATGTATTCCTGTTGAGTCCGGTACTCAGACTCTTAAAGATGCGATCAATGCGGCAATGCGGGTCTGGATTGCTAATCAGCAGACTACCCATTATTGCTTTGGCACTGCAGCGGGGGCGCATCCGTTTCCGCTTCTGGTCCGTGAATTTCAGTCTGTAATCGGGCGTGAAGCCAAAGCTCAGTTCAAGGAGAAAACGGGAGAGATGCCATATATGGTAGTTGCCTGCGTCGGCGGCGGATCAAATGCTATAGGCATGTTCCATGAGTTTGTCGAAGAAGAGTCCGTCAAAATAGTCGGCGTTGAAGCTGCCGGAACAGGTGAACCGGGCTGTACTAACTCCGCGCCGATCAATCTCGGAACTCCCGGAGTGCTGCATGGTATGAATACTTTGCTGCTCCAGACTGAGGAGGGACAGATCATGCCTTCCCATTCAATTGCTCCCGGGCTTGATTATCCCGGCGTTGGCCCTGAACATGTGCATCTGCACGATATCGGACGTGCGCAATACGGAACTGTCAACGATCATCAGGCCTTGAATGCCTTTCAGATGCTTTGCCGTAAGGAGGGAATTTTGCCTGCTCTTGAAAGTTCCCATGCTGTTGCATGGGTGCTGGAGAATAGAAAATCCATCCCCAAAGATGCCAATGTCATAGTTAATTTATCCGGTCGCGGTGACAAGGATATGGGTATTCTTGAAGAGTACCTGAATAAGCACGGAAAATAGTGGAGCTATATAATGAGTATTACCAAACTTGCAGATAAAATTAATGAGGCAAAAGCACAGGGACGCACAGCACTGATCCCGTTTCTGCCCGGTGGATATCCAAGTCGCGACCAGTTCTGGAAGGAGATTATTGAGCTGGACGAAAACGGGGCGGATATAATCGAAATAGGCATGCCTTTTTCCGATCCCGTGGCCGATGGGCCGGTGGTCGAAGCCGCGTCACTCAAGTGCCTTGATGACGGTATTGGCCTTAAATGGATTCTGGCAGGGCTTTTAGAGAACCGCGCTGGAATCAATGCCGGAATAGTGCTTATGGGGTATTTCAATCCGGTATTGCAGTTCGGTTTGGAAAAATTTGCAAAGGAAGCTCACGCAGCCGGAGTTAACGGCTTGATTATTGCCGATCTGCCGTTTGAAGAAGGTGTGGAATTCCGCGGTATTTTAGCAAAGTATGACATTGCACTTATTCCATTGGTCGGGTTGAATACCAGTCCTGAACGCATGGCACTGTATGCTGAAGGCGGTAACGGGTTCTGCTACTATGTATCAGTGCTCGGAACCACCGGTGACCGTGACAGTCTGCCCGGGGAGATCAAGGCCGGACTGGCACAGGCGCAGGATGTTTTTGATATTCCCGTAGCACTCGGTTTTGGGCTAAAGCACCCGTCACAGCTTGAAGCACTGGACGGTCTGGTAGACGCAGCTGTATTCGGATCTGCGCTTATCCGTCATATTGATGCGGGGAAAAGCAGCGCGGAATTTATGAAAATCTGGAAATAAAGCCCTGCGGGGTTTTTGCCTCAGGCGGTCATTGAAGGAAAACTTTTGCAAAAGTTTTCCTTCAATGACCGCTATGCTTTTTAAAGTTATAAACTTATTTTATTACGTGTTAAGTTATGCGGAAATAAGGGGCAGCTCCACCACAATCCGAAATCCTTCTTCACTGTTTTCCGCTTTCAGCAGTCCGCCATGAATTTGTGCTATTTTTTGCGCCGCCGCCAGTCCAAGGCCTGACCCGGGGATTTCATGTCCTTTCAGCCTGTGGAAAGGGTTGAATATTTCTTCAAGTCCATCTTCGGGGAGCGGGGCGTGGCTGTTGGTGACTTCTATTTTGGCTGTTTTTTTATCAGATGATAATTTTACTGATATTTTGCCGTGTTGTTCTGTGTATTTGAATGCATTCCCCAGAATGTTATCCAGTATGATTTTAATACCGTTGCGGTTGCAACCGGATAATCTCAGCTCTTCAAGGTCAGTACTTACGGTCATTTTATTGTGACTGGCGATGTGTTCATATTGAGCTAAAAGGTCAGAAATAAGTCCTTTAAGGTCAGCGGTTTCGGTTAATGCGGGGTTTTTCTGCATATCCAGCTTGGAGAACTCGATTATTTTGCCGATCAGTTCATCCATGTGAGTAATTTCGGCCTGCATGCCGATTATGAAAGTGTCACATCCTTTAGTGTTGCCGCTTTCAATTTTTTCTTTGACCATTTCAAGTGAAATCCGCATACGAGTCAGCGGGCTGCGCAGTTCGTGCGATACATTTGCGGTCAGTTCTCGGCTGCTTTTGATGATCTTTTCGAGACTTTCCGCCATATGATTGAATGTTTTACCCAGCTTGGCAATTTCGTCTTTTCCTTTGATTTCAACACGCTGTTTGAGGTCGCCCTGTCCCATTTTTGATGCCGAGTCGGTCAGTTTATTGATGGGTTTAATCATACGCCGTGCGACCGGAATCAAGAATATCGCCGCAAGTATGGTAAGCAGGGCCTGTGCTCTGAGGAACCAGATCTCTTCATTAAATTTGGGGAATGTGAGGAACAGGTGATAGGTAAACGGGTAACCTTTGGGAAGGTCGGCAGTGTATACGCCATATACGCTTTTAAGACTTCCGTGCTTTTTTTTATAAACGTATGCTCCCTCATGGGACTTTGCAGCTTCTCCTGCTACATACTCTTTCATGTCAGGAACTTGGATGCTTGACGAAGCAACCACTTCACCATACGGACCGGTTATCCAGACTTCAGCCTGCAACGACTTTGCAAGCGTTTTCAGCAGTGGAGTCAGAACTTTTTTTTCGTGCTCTGCGGAAATATGAGTGGAGCCAAGCTCCAGTTCTGCAAGGTTTTTTACGGTCATTATTTGCCTTTCCATATGATTGACACGGGGGCTTTGCGCCCAGAGTGATTTTATCACTCCTATTACAATCAGTTCAGAAACGACCAGCACCAGCATGAACGCCAGAAATATTTTCAGATATATGCGGCTTATTTTCATACTTCGCCTACAAACATATAGCCGGTTCCCCAGACAGTTTTTATGCGTGATTCGTGAGCTGGGTAGGGCTTTAAAATGGCACGTAATTTACTGATGTGTACATCGATGCTGCGGTCAAAGGCGTTGAAATCTTTGCCCCAGACCGAAGTCATGAGGTCGTCACGGGTGAGCGGTTTGCCCGGGTTTTCCATCAATGCTTTGAGGAGTCTGAATTCAGTAGAAGACAGTTCGAGGGATTTACCTTCAATTTCAAGTTTTTGATGGGCTATGTGCAGGACTATTCCGGCTATTTTAATTTGTCCTGAATTATTCTCGCCGGCAGCTCCGTTATCATGCGCTCTGCGGAGTACCGCCTTGATTCTGGCCAGCAGTTCGCGGGGGTTGAACGGTTTTGAGATATAGTCATCTGCTCCCAGTTCCAGGCCAACGATGCGGTCCGTGTCTTCACCTTTGGCCGTGAGCATGATTACCGGAATATTGGAATGCGGGCGCAGGCCGCGCAGCACTTCAAGCCCGTCTTTTCCGGGCATCATAATGTCGAGTATGATGATCGCCGGAGGTTCAGTTCTGATTGTCTCAAGTATTTTTTCGCCCGAGGGCAGGGTGTTGACTGTATATCCATAACCTTCAAGATATTGCGTAAGCAGATCCCGCAGTTTGGAGTCATCGTCCACGATCAGTATTGGGTGTTGCTGTTCCATTTGTTCAGATTACCTATGCCGGGCAGTTCATGAAAGAGTAAAAAAGGTGTTTTTACATTTGTTAACACTTTTTAGCATGAATCTAGTACTCTTAATCCTCTTTGCTGGTATTAGATATGAAAATGGAATGCAATGGAGATTTTATTTATGCCGTCTTATAAATTAAAATTTGTGACTGTCTGTATGCTGTCAATATTTAGTCTTTCGGCCTGCTCCCCTTTTAAACCTGATCCCAGAGATGCCATGACGCTTGGTGTGCCTATGCAGTATAAATTGTATTCATCCGAGCCGCGCGAACTGGGCAGATGGTGGGAAAAATTTGCTGACGAGAGCCTTAATAAGCTTGTTGAAGAGGCTGTAATTGCAGATTTTGACGTGCGTATCGCCTGGGCCAAGCTGCGTCAGCTTCGGGCAACGGCAGTTAAATCACGTGCCGACCTTTATCCTAAGCTTGACGGCAAAGCTTCATATAATAATGCCCGTTCCGGTAATGATGGAACAGAGGGAACCAAAGGCTCGACTGCAACTGATACGCATAAGCTTGGCCTTGCTGCATCTTACGAACTAGATCTCTGGGGTAAAATTGAAGCAAAATCTGCTTCCGGCGAACTTAATTTTCTTGTTTCCCGTGAGGATGTAAATACCGCGGCAATGAGCGTTGCTGCCGAAGTTGTAAACCGCTGGCTGGAGATTCAGATGCAGCGGAAGAAAAAAGAAATTTATAAAAAACAGCTGGAAACAAACGAAACCTACCTTGAGCTTATAGAGCTGCGTTTTCGCAACTCACTTGCAACGGCTCTTGATGTTTATCAGCAGCGCGAGACTGTTGCGCGAACCAAGGCCCTTATTCCTCCGGTTGAAGCCCGTGAACTTATTTTACTTCATGAACTGGCCCTCCTGCTTGGTAAACCTGCTGGAAGCATTTATGTGCGGACAGCTGATTTTCCGGATCTACCGGTAATGCCCGGACTTGGAATTCCTCTTGATTTGCTTGCAAACAGACCTGATGTGCGTGCGGCCGGACTGAAATTACAATCCGCTGACTGGGCCGTTACAGCGGCGCGTGCGGATCGTCTTCCTACAGTAAGTCTTTCAGCAGAGGCGGCTTTGAGCAGTGCTCAGCTTGCAAATATTTTTTCCGGCTGGATGACTTCACTTGCGGCTTCTGTCGTGGGTCCTATTTTTGATGGATATTCTCGTAAGGCAGAAGTTGAGCGGACCAGAGCTGTTGTTGATGAAAGGCTGCTTAATTATAAAGAGGCCGTTTATAAGGCTTTTAAAGAAGTGCAGGACTCGCTGGTGCAGGAAAAGTGGCAGCATGAATATATCCGCGCCCGTAAAAACCAGCTTGCTGCGGCAAGGACAAATCTGGAAGAAGCAGCCTCCCGTTATTTGCAGGGCCTTGAAGATTATCTTCCTGTTTTGAATGCTTTGGTAAGTGTTCAGAATCTGGAAATTAACATTGCAGAAGATGAAGCGGATCTGCTTACTTATCGCGTATCTCTGTACCGGGCGCTGGGCGGGACATGGACAGATTCTATAACTTCTCCTGATGAGCTTAAGCCGGAAAGTGATGATCAGGATGCCGTGGCTGCGGCGGAAAAACTCGAAAAAGAAACCGTTTCTGCGCAATAAGGAATTTATAATATGACCAGAAAAATTATGTACTACGTCAAGCAGATAGGCCTTAAAGGTATTGTTCCGCTATTGATTCTTGTTCTGGCTGGATTCGGAGCTAAGGCTATTATCAAGACCAAGCCTGTTGCCCGTAAAAAGGCTCCGGTTGCTTCGTCTCCGCTGGTAAATGTGGACGTGCTTAAATCTGAAAACTTCCAGATCTGGACTCCGGTTATGGGAACAGTTGAAGCGGCTAAGAAGATTACCCTTGAGCCGCAGGTCGCAGGCAGGGTTATATCTGTAAGTGAATCATTTATTCCCGGTGGATATTTCGAAAAAGGGGCAGAAATTCTGCGCATAGATCCTCTTGATTATGAGCTTGCAGTCAAGCAGCAGGAAGCTCTGGTTATTGAGGCTGAATACAGCCTGAAGGTTGAAAAAGGGCACCAGCGGGTTGCCGGTCGTGAGTGGAAACTTCTTAAAAAATCTTCTGGCGGCACAGCTCAGGAGGCGGAACTTGCTCTGCGTAAA harbors:
- the trpA gene encoding tryptophan synthase subunit alpha is translated as MSITKLADKINEAKAQGRTALIPFLPGGYPSRDQFWKEIIELDENGADIIEIGMPFSDPVADGPVVEAASLKCLDDGIGLKWILAGLLENRAGINAGIVLMGYFNPVLQFGLEKFAKEAHAAGVNGLIIADLPFEEGVEFRGILAKYDIALIPLVGLNTSPERMALYAEGGNGFCYYVSVLGTTGDRDSLPGEIKAGLAQAQDVFDIPVALGFGLKHPSQLEALDGLVDAAVFGSALIRHIDAGKSSAEFMKIWK
- the trpB gene encoding tryptophan synthase subunit beta, producing MKKGYFGDFGGQFVPELLMPPLLELEEAVEKIVHSDEFQQEFTRLLTDFVGRPTALTHCANISRELGFNLWLKREDLAHTGAHKVNNTVGQALLTKMMGKPRMLAETGAGQHGVATATAAALLDLECEIYMGAIDVKRQSHNVRRMELLGARCIPVESGTQTLKDAINAAMRVWIANQQTTHYCFGTAAGAHPFPLLVREFQSVIGREAKAQFKEKTGEMPYMVVACVGGGSNAIGMFHEFVEEESVKIVGVEAAGTGEPGCTNSAPINLGTPGVLHGMNTLLLQTEEGQIMPSHSIAPGLDYPGVGPEHVHLHDIGRAQYGTVNDHQALNAFQMLCRKEGILPALESSHAVAWVLENRKSIPKDANVIVNLSGRGDKDMGILEEYLNKHGK
- a CDS encoding sensor histidine kinase, which codes for MKISRIYLKIFLAFMLVLVVSELIVIGVIKSLWAQSPRVNHMERQIMTVKNLAELELGSTHISAEHEKKVLTPLLKTLAKSLQAEVWITGPYGEVVASSSIQVPDMKEYVAGEAAKSHEGAYVYKKKHGSLKSVYGVYTADLPKGYPFTYHLFLTFPKFNEEIWFLRAQALLTILAAIFLIPVARRMIKPINKLTDSASKMGQGDLKQRVEIKGKDEIAKLGKTFNHMAESLEKIIKSSRELTANVSHELRSPLTRMRISLEMVKEKIESGNTKGCDTFIIGMQAEITHMDELIGKIIEFSKLDMQKNPALTETADLKGLISDLLAQYEHIASHNKMTVSTDLEELRLSGCNRNGIKIILDNILGNAFKYTEQHGKISVKLSSDKKTAKIEVTNSHAPLPEDGLEEIFNPFHRLKGHEIPGSGLGLAAAQKIAQIHGGLLKAENSEEGFRIVVELPLISA
- a CDS encoding response regulator, whose amino-acid sequence is MEQQHPILIVDDDSKLRDLLTQYLEGYGYTVNTLPSGEKILETIRTEPPAIIILDIMMPGKDGLEVLRGLRPHSNIPVIMLTAKGEDTDRIVGLELGADDYISKPFNPRELLARIKAVLRRAHDNGAAGENNSGQIKIAGIVLHIAHQKLEIEGKSLELSSTEFRLLKALMENPGKPLTRDDLMTSVWGKDFNAFDRSIDVHISKLRAILKPYPAHESRIKTVWGTGYMFVGEV
- a CDS encoding efflux transporter outer membrane subunit, with amino-acid sequence MLSIFSLSACSPFKPDPRDAMTLGVPMQYKLYSSEPRELGRWWEKFADESLNKLVEEAVIADFDVRIAWAKLRQLRATAVKSRADLYPKLDGKASYNNARSGNDGTEGTKGSTATDTHKLGLAASYELDLWGKIEAKSASGELNFLVSREDVNTAAMSVAAEVVNRWLEIQMQRKKKEIYKKQLETNETYLELIELRFRNSLATALDVYQQRETVARTKALIPPVEARELILLHELALLLGKPAGSIYVRTADFPDLPVMPGLGIPLDLLANRPDVRAAGLKLQSADWAVTAARADRLPTVSLSAEAALSSAQLANIFSGWMTSLAASVVGPIFDGYSRKAEVERTRAVVDERLLNYKEAVYKAFKEVQDSLVQEKWQHEYIRARKNQLAAARTNLEEAASRYLQGLEDYLPVLNALVSVQNLEINIAEDEADLLTYRVSLYRALGGTWTDSITSPDELKPESDDQDAVAAAEKLEKETVSAQ